The genomic region TTGCCTGTCTGTACGCCAGTTTCCCCGGCGGAACTGGAAGCGCGTCTGCGCCTGCACCGCTTGCCCGATGTCGGCCCCAAGCGCTTTGCCAAATTGCTCGAGGCTTTCGGCTCGGCCTCCAAAGCCATCAGCGCGCCGGCCAGCGCCTGGCGTTCCCTGGGTTTGCCGGCGACGTGCGCCGAAGCGCGGCGCTGTCCCGAGGTTCGCGACGGCGCCAGCCATGCAATGCGCTGGCTAGAGCGCCCGGAGCATCATTTGCTGATGTGGGACCAAGCTAATTACCCGGCGTTGCTGGCGCAGATTCCCGATCCGCCACCACTATTGTTTGTTGCCGGTGATCCGTTGATTCTGGAAAAACCGCAACTGGCGATGGTCGGCAGTCGCCGCGCCTCGCGTCCGGGGATGGACACGGCGGCGGCGTTTTCCCGCAGCCTCGCCGGGGCCGGTTTTGTCATCGTCAGCGGTCTGGCATTGGGCATCGATGCCGCTGCGCATCAAGCGGCGCTGGATGTCGGCGGGCTGACTGTCGGTGTGCTTGGCACGGGGCTGGAAAACTTTTATCCACAGCGCAATCGACGCTTGGCTGATGCGATGATTGCCTCCGGCAGCGCGGTGCTTTCGGAGTTTCCGCTGGACGCCGGGCCAACGGCGAGCAACTTCCCGCGCCGCAACCGGATTATCAGCGGTTTGTCACTTGGCGTATTGGTGGTCGAGGCCAGCGTGGCCAGTGGTTCGCTGATCACCGCGCGGCTGGCGGCGGAACAGGGACGCGAGGTTTACGCGATCCCAGGTTCGATCCATCACCCCGGTGCGCGCGGTTGCCATCAGTTGATCCGGGATGGCGCGGTACTGGTGGAAACCATTGAACATATCCTCGAAGCCCTGCGCGGTTGGCAGCATCTGCCGCTGTCCAATGACACGGCGAACGTCGATCACCCGTTACTCAGCCTGCTCCACGCCGCCCCGCACACCAGCGAAGGCTTGGCCGACAGCAGCGGCTGGACATTGCCCAAAGTGTTGGCGGCGCTCACCGAACTGGAAATGGACGGCCGTGCGGTCTGCGAAAACGGCCGCTGGTTGGCCAGGACACGCTAGGTTTTACAAAGAAGATCGGTAAACTGCGCGAAACCTGATTGCGGAGAGTTTTTTCATGGTCAACAGTTGGCGTGTGCAACAAGCCGCACGAGAGATTCGCGCCGGGGCGGTGATTGCCTATCCAACCGAAGCCGTCTGGGGGCTGGGTTGCGACCCGTGGAACGAAGAAGCAGTGGATCGTCTGTTGGCGATCAAGAATCGTTCGGTGGACAAGGGCCTGATTCTGGTCGCCGACAACATTCGCCAGTTTGACTTCCTGTTCGAAGACTTCCCGCAAGAGTGGATCGACCGCATGGCCAGCACCTGGCCGGGACCGAACACCTGGCTGGTGCCGCATCAGAATCTGTTGCCGGAATGGGTTACCGGGGTGCACGACACCGTGGCGTTGCGGGTCAGCGATCATCCGCAGGTGCGCGATCTGTGCTCGATGGTCGGACCGCTGATTTCAACGTCGGCCAATCCGCAGGGGCGCCCGGCGGCTCGCACGCGTTTGCGGGTTGAGCAATATTTCCGTGGGCAGGTGGATCTTGTGCTGGGCGGCAGTCTTGGCGGACGGAAAAACCCCAGTGTCATCCGCGATCTTGCCTCCGGTAGGATCATCCGTCCCGACTGACCCGATATCTTCCTGATTGGCTTGCGAACTCCTCGACTGTATTGGCGAGGAGTTTTTCGCCTGCGTGAGATTTATCCTTTAACTTGTTGCGGAACTTAAACAGTCTGTTGTTTATATGGGTTCTTCGTGTGTCAGATAAATCTATAAGTTAAAATTTTCAGTAACTTTTCCCACGTCATTATCAGAAGTCGCGCAGTGGCGATATTTCTAAAAGCATCCATTATTTCAATGCGCTCAGAAAACTTCGATAAGTTAACGTCTGCGGAGAAGGAATGGATACTACGAACTTACAGCTCAAGGATTATCTGCAGGGGCTTCAAGAGAAATTAATCAGGCAGCACTCTGAATATCGTATCGCTACTCTTGATGCGGGATCAGATGCCCGCGAGTTTGAAAGATTCATCGGGCGGCAGTTTCGTCTCCGATTAAAGCATTACATGCTGACGTCCAGAGCCCGGGCACTTGAAGCAAAGCTGGCGATTTCATCGCGCAGTACGCATTTTCTGCTGTACCAGCGTGAGCAACTGACGGCGGTTTTGAGAGTGACCCCTTCGCCGTTCGAATGGGCTTCATTGACACACCAGTACGTCTCGCCGACCGTGGCGCTGGCGCGGCATGTCGAGTTCAGTCGTCTGATCACACATTCGCAACAACACCGGCCCGTGCCGATCAATGCACTGCTTGCCGCCGCCACTGAATGGGCGATCGATCGCGGATACCAAGGCGTTACCGCCTTGTGCAGATCGCCACAACGGCGGCTGTTCCAGCGTTTTGGCCTGACCCCGATCACCTCTGACTCGCTTCATATCGAACATCGCGCTCGCGGCGATTACTGGCTGCTGTCTGCGCAATGGCGGCAAATCCTCACAGCGCTTCAACAACCCTTTCCCATGAACGCCAACTACCCGGAGAGTCGCGATGAATGCATCCATCAGTTTTGAACAACAGTTGATTCTGCTCGATCAGCGAATCGAAAAAACATGGGCCGATATCCTGGACAACTCCCGGCTGGTGAAGGCGATACGCGAGGGCAGTGTTTCCAGGGCGCTATATGCCATCTATATGATCGAAACCTTTCATTACACCGCGCACAATGCGCGGAATCAGGGGCTGGTCGGTGTAAGGCATGCCGATAACCCTGTTTATGCAAAGTTCTGTTTTGAACATGCTGCGCAAGAAGTCGGTCATGAAAAAATGGCTTTGCATGATGTCATGAGCCTGGGATTGAAAAATGAAACCTTTGATATACCGCCGGCACTTGCAGAAACTGAAGTACTGATCGCTTACTTGTACTGGATTTCTTTCACCGGTAATCCTTTACAACGACTGGGATACAGCTACTGGGCGGAAAACGCCTATCACTTCATCACGCCACTGATAAACCAGTTGAGTGAAACACTGGCGCTGAAACCTGCACAACTGACGTTTTTCATCGCTCATTCAGATATCGATGTCGAGCACTTCAACGAAATCAAAATCATCCTGCAGCGTACCTGCAAGCGCCAGGCTGACTGGGATGCCATCGCCAGCGTGATGGAAACCAGTCTGCGCCTGACCGGCAATATGCTTGAGGCCGTTTATAAGCAATACGAAGCCTGGCAAAGCGGCGATGCGCCCCGCTACGAATTCCTCCATGCCCTGGATAACTCATGACGTCTTCACATGCATTTTCAAAATGGGCAGGGGGAGGTCGAGATGGCTGATTACTTCGAGCGGTTGAACTACTCGCTCGGGGATGAAGACACGGCGCTCGAGTACGCCCTTCTTCCTCAGCATGCCAGGCATGTGGTGGGCGTTGCCGGTTGTGGTGGTCGGCTTCTGCCATTGCTGGCCCGCAGTCCGGCCCGCATGACCTGCGTTGATATCAGTGCGCCGCAACTGGCTTTTACCCGCTTGCGTTTTGCCCTGCTGGAGCAGACCGATCACGAGTCATTCATGGACTTCATGGGTTTCCTGTCGGGGGCCTCTGCGAAACGGCGCCAGTCCATTTTTCGCCATCTGGACCTGCCTCCGCCGGATCGCCGCTGGCTGGCGGATTTGTTTCATTCTCGTCACTGGGGGGCACCGGTGTACATGGGGGCTTTCGAGCAGACTTTGCAGCGGCTGGCAAAGATCAACGGACTGTTCACCGGCAAAGCGGGCCGGGCGATTTTCCAGTGCCGCGACCTCGGTGAGCAATCGGCTTATTACCAACGACACTTCCCCCAAAAGCGCTGGAAGGCCGTGATTGCATTGTTGGGTAATGCAGCGGTGCTCAATTCCCTGCTGTACCGGGG from Pseudomonas tensinigenes harbors:
- a CDS encoding DUF3419 family protein, coding for MADYFERLNYSLGDEDTALEYALLPQHARHVVGVAGCGGRLLPLLARSPARMTCVDISAPQLAFTRLRFALLEQTDHESFMDFMGFLSGASAKRRQSIFRHLDLPPPDRRWLADLFHSRHWGAPVYMGAFEQTLQRLAKINGLFTGKAGRAIFQCRDLGEQSAYYQRHFPQKRWKAVIALLGNAAVLNSLLYRGAFPRNNLGIRSREVYLGIFHTLFTTQVVRDSFFLQMLFFGELRYPQGLPLECDPQIFQRARKALQGCELAVVQGDIFDCVAACRDVDFASLSDVPSFLPPAIGTRVLQRIQPALGKHALTVIRGHLHVVRPDCNGFCDVTAQFQDAIAREKTQLWRVQVYRQTSPVQVFR
- a CDS encoding L-threonylcarbamoyladenylate synthase codes for the protein MVNSWRVQQAAREIRAGAVIAYPTEAVWGLGCDPWNEEAVDRLLAIKNRSVDKGLILVADNIRQFDFLFEDFPQEWIDRMASTWPGPNTWLVPHQNLLPEWVTGVHDTVALRVSDHPQVRDLCSMVGPLISTSANPQGRPAARTRLRVEQYFRGQVDLVLGGSLGGRKNPSVIRDLASGRIIRPD
- a CDS encoding iron-containing redox enzyme family protein, which produces MNASISFEQQLILLDQRIEKTWADILDNSRLVKAIREGSVSRALYAIYMIETFHYTAHNARNQGLVGVRHADNPVYAKFCFEHAAQEVGHEKMALHDVMSLGLKNETFDIPPALAETEVLIAYLYWISFTGNPLQRLGYSYWAENAYHFITPLINQLSETLALKPAQLTFFIAHSDIDVEHFNEIKIILQRTCKRQADWDAIASVMETSLRLTGNMLEAVYKQYEAWQSGDAPRYEFLHALDNS
- the dprA gene encoding DNA-processing protein DprA; this encodes MMLPVCTPVSPAELEARLRLHRLPDVGPKRFAKLLEAFGSASKAISAPASAWRSLGLPATCAEARRCPEVRDGASHAMRWLERPEHHLLMWDQANYPALLAQIPDPPPLLFVAGDPLILEKPQLAMVGSRRASRPGMDTAAAFSRSLAGAGFVIVSGLALGIDAAAHQAALDVGGLTVGVLGTGLENFYPQRNRRLADAMIASGSAVLSEFPLDAGPTASNFPRRNRIISGLSLGVLVVEASVASGSLITARLAAEQGREVYAIPGSIHHPGARGCHQLIRDGAVLVETIEHILEALRGWQHLPLSNDTANVDHPLLSLLHAAPHTSEGLADSSGWTLPKVLAALTELEMDGRAVCENGRWLARTR